In Dromaius novaehollandiae isolate bDroNov1 chromosome 3, bDroNov1.hap1, whole genome shotgun sequence, the following are encoded in one genomic region:
- the LOC112995337 gene encoding trace amine-associated receptor 5-like, producing the protein MIPTLCYEANGSCFRTLHPFGIQLAIYLACALGMLLTVLGNLLVVIVVSHFKALHTPTNFLLLSLALADLLLGLIVLPFSTVRSVESCWYFGDDFCRLHTFLDTVFCLTSIFHLCFISIDRHCAICDPLLYPTKFTIRVACIYIGVGWAVPMVYTSVFLYAKAIVEGLGHFLQDMPCIGRCQLLFNKLWGWLNFPVFFFPCLIMIVLYVKIFTVANKQARLINNMNKSVGSQLHIGASKSERKAAKTLGVAVGIYLLCWLPFTIDTMVDSLLDFITPPIFFDILIWFAYFNSACNPLIYVFSYRWFRKAVKLVLTHGIFCSRSSTVDLYQE; encoded by the coding sequence ATGATCCCCACATTGTGCTATGAGGCAAATGGCTCCTGCTTTCGGACCTTGCACCCTTTTGGGATCCAACTGGCCATTTATTTGGCCTGTGCCTTAGGCATGCTGCTCACAGTGCTGGGGAATCTGCTCGTTGTCATTGTAGTTTCCCATTTCAAAGCCCTGCACACCCCCACCAACTTCTTGCTCCTCTCCCTGGCCCTGGCTGACCTCCTCCTGGGGCTGATCGTGCTGCCCTTCAGCACTGTCCGATCTGTAGAGAGCTGTTGGTATTTTGGAGATGACTTCTGCAGGCTGCACACCTTTCTGGACACGGTCTTTTGCTTGACCTCCATATTTCATCTGTGTTTCATTTCCATTGACCGTCATTGCGCTATCTGTGACCCTTTGCTCTACCCCACTAAGTTTACAATAAGGGTGGCCTGTATTTACATTGGGGTGGGCTGGGCAGTCCCCATGGTTTATACCTCTGTCTTCCTGTATGCTAAAGCGATCGTAGAAGGCCTGGGCCACTTTTTACAAGACATGCCCTGTATTGGTAGATGTCAGCTGCTGTTCAACAAGCTCTGGGGTTGGTTGAACTTCCCGGTTTTCTTCTTCCCTTGCCTCATAATGATAGTTTTGTACGTAAAAATATTTACTGTGGCTAACAAACAGGCCAGACTCATAAACAACATGAATAAGAGTGTCGGGTCTCAGCTACACATAGGAGCATCCAAGAGCgaaaggaaagcagcaaagaCGCTCGGGGTAGCTGTAGGAATCTACCTCTTGTGCTGGTTGCCCTTTACTATTGATACCATGGTAGACAGTCTTCTAGATTTCATTACTCCCCCAATTTTCTTTGACATCCTAATCTGGTTTGCATACTTTAATTCTGCCTGCAATCCCTTGATCTATGTATTTTCCTACCGGTGGTTCAGGAAGGCAGTGAAACTAGTCCTAACCCATGGGATCTTTTGTTCCAGGTCATCTACAGTAGACTTGTACCAGGAATGA